The Acidithiobacillus sp. AMEEHan genome includes a region encoding these proteins:
- a CDS encoding DUF2459 domain-containing protein, which translates to MLDTGWHTGWAVPAKSFLEVAPVLQHWFSSDQELLIGWGNRSFYMAQNPGVLTGLSALLPSKSVVLIQGLRSPDWPTQLLPQVRLFPLQVSHARFLRLTQYILGSLDEPLHAHGFPKKEPWYPGGEFFRSWRTYDALHTCNTWTAGSLQYMGFPVSPTGILFAGQVQSLMHSLHRG; encoded by the coding sequence GTGCTCGATACTGGCTGGCATACTGGGTGGGCAGTTCCGGCCAAGTCATTTCTCGAAGTTGCTCCGGTACTGCAGCACTGGTTTAGCTCCGATCAAGAGCTCTTGATTGGATGGGGAAACCGTAGTTTTTATATGGCGCAAAACCCCGGAGTTTTGACCGGACTTTCTGCGTTACTTCCGTCCAAAAGCGTGGTCTTGATTCAAGGACTTCGTTCTCCGGATTGGCCTACGCAATTGCTTCCTCAGGTTCGCTTATTCCCATTACAGGTCAGTCACGCCCGCTTTTTACGCTTGACTCAGTATATTCTTGGTTCCCTCGACGAGCCGCTTCATGCGCATGGCTTTCCCAAGAAAGAGCCCTGGTATCCGGGAGGTGAGTTTTTTCGCTCGTGGCGGACTTATGACGCGCTACACACCTGTAATACGTGGACGGCAGGGTCCTTGCAGTACATGGGATTTCCGGTGTCCCCAACAGGCATTCTCTTCGCAGGGCAGGTGCAATCTCTCATGCATTCTCTCCATCGCGGCTAA
- a CDS encoding HAD family hydrolase, with product MSGNDQDPEWETGSMDRPEKERQSVLLCCDLDRTLIPNGISLESPEARPRFRGLCAHSAVQLIMVTGRHLDLVTEAIDYWQLPMPQFIIGDVGTSIYALTDDKWRPWQHWAAEIAPDWGG from the coding sequence ATGTCAGGAAATGATCAAGACCCCGAATGGGAGACCGGTAGCATGGATAGACCAGAGAAAGAAAGGCAGTCGGTATTGCTGTGTTGCGATCTGGATCGAACGTTGATCCCAAATGGCATTTCTTTGGAAAGCCCAGAGGCACGACCCCGTTTCCGGGGTCTGTGCGCGCATTCTGCAGTGCAGTTGATCATGGTGACCGGGCGTCATTTGGACCTCGTCACGGAAGCCATCGACTACTGGCAGCTACCCATGCCACAGTTCATCATCGGTGATGTAGGAACGAGTATCTACGCCTTGACGGATGACAAATGGCGTCCATGGCAACATTGGGCTGCGGAAATCGCTCCAGATTGGGGGGGATGA
- a CDS encoding HAD family hydrolase, translating to MTHGDITKELANISAISLQPTAQQGMFKVSYYLALDLDYAALEEEILQRLWGLGVNAKLIWSVDELANIRLLDILPCSASKLHAIEFLVHQHGYSIDQTVFAGDSGNDLEVLGSHINSVLVANAHPDVREQALRLASASDLRDTLYLAKGGFLGMNGNYAAGILEGIAHYLPKTAAWMEPIA from the coding sequence ATGACCCATGGTGATATCACCAAAGAGCTTGCCAACATATCTGCCATCAGCCTCCAACCAACGGCACAGCAGGGTATGTTCAAGGTAAGTTATTATCTAGCTCTTGACCTGGATTATGCGGCTCTCGAAGAGGAAATTTTGCAAAGACTTTGGGGCTTGGGCGTAAATGCCAAGCTGATTTGGTCCGTCGATGAACTGGCTAATATACGTTTGCTGGATATCCTACCTTGCAGCGCCAGTAAGCTGCACGCCATAGAGTTTCTCGTCCACCAACACGGATATTCTATAGATCAAACAGTTTTTGCGGGCGATTCAGGCAATGATTTGGAGGTTTTGGGTAGTCATATCAACTCAGTCTTGGTGGCCAACGCCCACCCTGATGTTCGGGAACAGGCGCTTCGGTTGGCATCAGCCTCCGACCTACGCGATACCCTCTACCTTGCCAAGGGCGGATTCCTGGGAATGAACGGGAATTACGCCGCTGGTATTTTGGAAGGCATTGCTCACTACCTCCCGAAAACAGCAGCATGGATGGAACCGATAGCCTGA